CCGGTACTCGGAATGGATATTCATACATTAATTCCGAGAATTGATCAGTAATTGTTTTGAAATTAAAGTTTTTAACGCTTTCTCCCATGGCATTGCCTAATACTTGTTCTAAAGCCGGTAAAATTGGCTCAATTTCGCTATCAGGCGCCAAGAAACCTAAGAAGATAAAATCTTCTGCCAGACGTTCATAATCTCGATTCAATAAGTGAACGACCGAACTGGCAATAGTTTCTTTGGTTTCTTCTTCTAACTGATCCATCATGCCAAAATCAATATAAGCCATTCGCCCATCGGGCATGGCAAATAAGTTTCCAGGATGAGGATCGGCGTGAAAGAAACCATGTTCTAACAGTTGTCTTAACCCAGAAACAACACCAATTTCTACTAATTCATTTTGTTCTAAATTGGCTGCTTTGATTTTATTGGTATCCGTTAGTTTAAAGCCGTTAATCCACTCTAGGGTAAGGACACAATAGCTACTATAATCCCAATAGATTTTCGGCACTTTGACACTCGGTTCATTTTGGAAATTGAGGGCAAATTTTTCGGCATTTTGACCTTCATTAATATAGTCAATTTCTTCAAATAGTTTGCTGCCAAATTCATCAATAATTAGGGTTAAATCATGTCCTAAATTAAGCGGGAGAAACGATTTTATTTTAGTAACCCCCCAACGCATAATATATAAATCAAGGGTAAGAATCGGTTCTAAATTGGGGCGCTGCACTTTCACCGCAACTTCTTCTCCCGAATGAAGCACTGCGCGATAAACTTGTCCTAAACTAGCAGCAGCAACCGGTTGGGGGGAAATTTCTCGATAAACCTCTTTAATTGGACGTTTTAGCTCTTGTTGAATAATTTGAAACGCGATCGCGCTATCAAATGGAGGGAGCTGATCTTGTAATTTCGTTAACTCTTCGAGGAAATCTTTTCTCACCAAATCGGGACGAGTGGACAGGGCTTGACCCACTTTAATATAGGTGGGTCCCAACTTTGTTAACAATTCTCGTAATTGTTTGGCCCGCCGATACTTATGTTTTTCTGCCGCACCGCGCCATTGATCCACCTTTAAGCGGAGAAAAAATCCCCCTAAAACCCAAATTAGAGTTAAAAGTCGTCGTATAACCAGAAAAGGGGATTGACGGTATTCCTGCGCGATCCTTTCGGCGTCGTAACGCGGTCTGGCTTGTTTTTGCATAAATTTCATTTCTAGATACTGCTACACTGCAGATAGCATGTCGTTCTCGTTGATATAGATTTAACTTATTAAACTGCAAGATATCTTAATATTTCTATCATCGCAAACTCAGAGATTGATTGCAACTGATACCCAAAAATCACTGACCACCCAGCTGCACTTCTCACTGGAGTTCCGTTAAGGTAGGTGTAGCGCTAACTCGGGAAAGATTGAGGAAATTGGTCGGAGATCTCACCGATTTTGTATAATCTAGCGATGGAGCTTAGAAAAACTACAAAACTAGTACCCTGAATTTGGGATAACGACTGGAAACTACGAGCAAACTTAGCACAGAGACCGAAGAAACTCTAAAATAAAAATCCCCCTCCCGCATTTTAAGAGAAACTAACTCTCATTCAATCATGCTCAATCATTCTACCCAGACTGCTTTCAATTTCATTCGTCCTCAAATTGCGGACTTGCTGGCTTACTCTTCCCACACAGAAGAGACAGCACTGCCCTCAGATGTGGATAAACTCGACACGAACGAAAGTCCTTATGATCTTCCTGCAGCAGAAAAGGAGAAGTTAGCTAAGCACTATCAAAACATTATTGAGAGTAATCGTTATCCAGATGGGAGTCATGACTTGCTGAAAAGCGCGATCGCGCAGTATGTGAATGAAACGAGTCCCTCTCCCCTTAATTCCAGTTATATTTCGGTAGGGAATGGATCAGATGAACTGATTCGTTCGCTGTTGATTGCCACTTGTGTAGGAACCAACGCCTCAATTCTTGTTTCTGAACCGACCTTCTCCATGTATAAGATTCTGGCACAAACCTTGGGCATCACTACAATTTCCATTCCCCGAGAAGAAACCCACTTTACAATCAAGCGAGGACAGGCGGATCAGGCGATCGCGCAAGCAGCCGCTAGTGGACATTCGGTGAAAGTCATCTTTGTGGTTCATCCCAACTCCCCGACGGGAAACTTACTGAGTCAAGCCGAAATTGAATGGCTGAAAAACCTCCCAGAAGACATTTTGGTTGTTATTGATGAAGCCTACTTTGAATTTAGCGGTCATTCTTTAGTGGGAGAACTCCCAAAACACCACAATTGGGCAATTCTCCGCACCTTCTCCAAAGGGTTTCGTCTCGCCGCCCATCGGGTCGGTTACTGCCTTGCCCATCCTCAACTAACCCAAGCTTTAGAAAAAATTCGTCTCCCTTACAACCTGCCCACTTTTTCCCAAGCAGCAGCCCTAGTTGCTCTTGAAAACCGAGAGCAATTGCTCTCAACAATAGCAGAAACCCAATCAGAGCGAGAAAAACTCACCAATTTCCTTGCTGCTGATTCGCGTTTCCAAGTTTGGGAAAGTGATGCCAATTTTATCTACTTCCGCCTTAATCTTTCGTCTCGGGAGGAACAACAGCAACAACAACAGCATTTAGTTAAAACCTTAAAACAACAAGGAACGTTACTCCGATATACAGCCAATGGGATTAGAATTACCGTGGGCAGTCCTGCTGAAAATAAGCGTACCCAAAATGGTTTAGCTAGCTATTTGGAGAAATATATCTAAAAGTTAGTACAACTAACCAGTTGGTGCCAAGCCAGAAAAGAGGAAAGGATGATTATTATCTTTCTTCTAAAACAGAATCGTCTTGAATAATCGGACAGATTCGATCATCTGGCGGTGCTTCGAGAATGGGATCTGCTCCGACGAGCAGTGATTGAATTTGATTGTGAAGGGGTTGCAGGGCTTGAATTTGTTGATCGATTTGAGTGACTTTATCTTCGAGTTTTTGTTTAACTTCATGACAGGGTAAGTCACCGCGATGGCTTCGCCGACTCCCAAAGGGAGCATCGCGCACCTTTAAAAATTCTCCAATTTCCTCTAAACTCATCCCTAAACTTTGCGCTTGTTTAATAAATTGCAAGCGAATCAGGGTCATTTTTTCCTCAAATAAACGAAACCCAGATGCGATTTTGGGGGGCTAGCGCGATCGCGCAGATTTGATTGAATCATAGCTTGATTCAGCAACGCCAAACTGTCGGCATTGCATTAAGTTTTATCCTTGAAATTGGGCAAGTAACCAAGCCCCAACTTCACTATGAGTCATTTGCCGAGTGCGTTGTAGTGCTGTTTCTAAAAGAGAAATGTCTAATCCTGATAAGACTTGAGATTCGTTAATTCTAAAGCTGCCTTCTGTATTCATAGCAAAAGCAAGGATTTTCCCTTGTTCCACATCAATAATCCAATATTCATCGACTCCTAATGCTTCATACAGCGATCGTTTATTTCCTTGATCATCAAATAGAGAGCTTTTAGCCACTTCAATAACTAGAGTTGGGGGCGGATATTTGTCCAGATCAACAATGCCAGTTCCCCAAGGAATCGTTTTTGCCGTTTTTCCAATATAAAAAGAGGCATCGGGCTGCGCTTCCCGAACCCCTGGTTTGCGATAACTGCAGTTATCATTGCCGTTCAATTCAATGTTTTTAAGCGTTGCAAATAAATTAACCGCATAAAGAATAATATTATGATCTCTTGAATGCTCATTGCTAACAGGTGACATTTCTAGCCTGATATGATTGCAGTGATAATAACTCTTGGTTTTTTGCTCACTCAAGCTGTCTAACACCTGTAGATATTCCTCCCAAGTGCCAACAATCCAAGTGTCTGTGGGAATTTGAATGTTTGTTAGACGACTCATAGTTTAACGATTACTGAGATTGAATAATGGGACAAATGCGATCATCCTCTGGGTTTTCTAAAATGGGATCAGCCCCTGCTAAAAGGGATTTAATTTGAGTTTGCAGGTGTTGTAGGGCTTGGATTTGCTGGTCAATTTGAGTCGCTTTATCTTGGAGTTTTTGTTTAACTTCATGACAGGGTAAGTCACCGCGATCGCGCACCTTTAAAAATTCTCCAATTTCCTCTAAACTCATCCCTAAACTTTGCGCTTGTTTAATAAACTGGAGACGGATTAGCGTGGTTTCTTTTTCAAATAAGCGGAATCCACCTTTGGTTCGTTTTACGGCATGAATCAACCCTAAATCTTCATAGTAACGAATCGTTTTCACTGACAAACCACTGGCTTTACTTAATTCTCCAATTTGGATTAAATCAGAAACCGTAATTGACATCAATTTCTCCCAAAAATAAGTTCAGGCACACCATAAAGATGAACATTTTTCTTGAATTCATATTAGCTCACTTGACATTGACCTGAACCTAAAACCATCCAACCTTAAAGTTATACCGATTTTCTATTGGGGGTGTTGTTGGCTTTCATGATTATATTGATTGCGATACATTTCAGGGTGTGCTTCTTGCATATGACGCATCATGGATTGCCAGTTTTGATGCATATAGTCATGACACTCCTGTATCGCTTTGCGTTCTTCCGGAGTTAGATTTTGCATCATGTGTTCTTGTCCCCAATTTCCTCGATGAGATGGATTCATTATCTGTCCATTTCTTGGCATATTAGAAGGGTTTCGAGGAATATTGCCTTTTGAGCAAGAGCCGTTATTGTATTCAAGCTGAAAATCCCGAAAGTAGTCGCTACACTGCCAATTATGATGTTTCGCAGTAGGTGAGATTTCATTGTTAATCTCCTCAATCACTATCTACTTCTAAAAATAAACCCTCCATTTAACTCGAAGGTATAACGATAGTGATAAAACTTAACGAATCAGCCCTTTGCTCTAGCTGCTGTGAATATGAAGATGTTTAAGAATGTTGTTGATAAACTTCAGTCTCACCTGCTTCCGTAAACGTGAAAACGCTGTAAGGCTGTTTGATATCCCCAGACTCCATTCCCGGTGATCCAATGGGCATTCCAGGCACGGCAATGGCAGCAACATCGGGTTTTTCTCGCAACAAGCGTTTAATATCTGCTGCGGGAATATGTCCTTCGACCACATACCCATTAATGACTGCGGTGTGACAAGCCATTAAATCTTGAGGAACATTCTTCTCGCGTTTAATCGTATCTAGGTTTTCTGTAACGTTGTCTTTGACCGTGAACCCTTCTGCTTTGAGATGTTCTACCCAAGCGTGACAACAGCCACAAGTGGGACTGCGATAGGAAGTCATTTGTAATGTTTCGGGTGCTAACGTATCGGCTTGGGAAGGGTTAACTGCGGTATAAATACCAGCGCCAACGCTACCAGTAATTATCACTGCACCTAAAGAAAGTAACCATTTGCGATTCAACATTATTTTGTCTCCTGTTAAGTAGATCATCTTTATTTACTTATGTTGACATACTTAGCTGAGTCAAGTAATACATTTAAAATTTCATCGTGATTTCATATTTGGAAATTATTGTAATCAGCAATGTAATTAGCATTGACATGATATGCCTTAGATAAAAATAATGCTTTTGCTCTCAAAAAAAATCTCAAGGGTTATTTTCAGTAAACAAACGTTGGGCTTGGGAATTTTTACCCTCTTAACAGGAGGAATTCTTGTTATTACCAATCAATTAAAACCTGCATCTTCCACGATGGATCATAGTGGGCATAATATGTCTCATGATGAAATGATGGCAGTAGATGGTTCTTTTAATCCCACTCCTGTCACGGTTGAAGTTGTTAAACCAGAATTATTACAAGCTAGCGTACAGTACACCGGAACCATTGAACCCTTGCAAGTGGTTACGGTTTATCCGAGAGTGGCGGGACAATTAACCGATTATTCGATTTATGTCGGCGATCGCGTTCAAGCAGGAGATACCATCGCCCAATTAAGCGCTAATGAATTATTAACAGAAGTCTTAGAAGCACAAGCAGAAACGAACACCATGCGAACGGCTTTAGAAGTGAGTCGGATGGAAGTTTTAGAACAGAAAAATGTCATTAAAGAAATTGAAGCCAATCTCACTTATTTAGGGAAAAAATTAGACCGCTTTGCCTTATTAGTTGAGGAAGGCGCGATCACTCAAGATGCTTATGATGTGGTGGAAAGTGAAGTGCAAGCCAAAGAAGCTAATTTAGCCCAAGCCAAGGGTAAACTCTCCCGTTTAGAAGCAAAAGTGGTTAATGATCAAGCAAAAATTCAACAAGCTGAGACGAAGGTTGCCACTGCTTCAACCCTTTCCAATTACAGGGAAATTAAATCTCCCATTAGTGGCATTGTTCAAGAAAGAATCATCGATCCGGGGATAGTCGTACAACCGGGAATGGGAATTCTAAAAATTGGCGATTATAGTCGGATTCGTTTACAAGCAAATGTTGCTCAACAGGATGCCGTTAATATTGATTTAGCGTCTCCAATTACCGCTAAAATTGCTGGGACTGATATGACTATTAATGGAAAAGTCAGTAGTATTTTTCCAGATACTAACAGTGAAACTCGTACCGTCACTGTGGAATCAATTGTTAACAATCCTAGTGGACAATTGCTGTCAGGGCAATTTATTAACATGGAAATTATTACTGAAAGTCAGCCCAATGCTTTAACTGTTCCTCAATCAGCGGTGGTGACGTTTGAAGACAGTCCAGCGGTTTGGATTGTCAAGGGAGATAACACAGCCCATCGGCAAAACGTGAAATTAGGCATGATTAGCAGTGATCGCGTTCAAGTGACTGAAGGATTGCAAAGCAGCGATCGGGTAATCACGACAGGGAATCATCAATTAGTTGAAAATGCCTCTGTTAAAGTTATCAATCAAGGAAATAATGACTTAATTGCAACGAAAACCGAAGAAGATCAAGATAATGTTGCTATTAAATTAATGAGTCCTCCCGAAGTCAAAATTGGTGATGCTGAGTTTATTTTTCAAGTTATGGATAATGAAACTCAACAGGCTTTATCGGTTAAAAATATTGAGATTAAAGCAACGATGCCGATGAAAAATATGGCTCCGATGACAGCCGAAGTAGAAGTTAAGCCTCAAGCAGAAACAGGGACATTTCTCGCGGAAACTTTTTTAGGCATGAAAGGGGAGTGGATCATTTCTGTAGAAATTAAAGAGTCTGAATATCAAGGCAAGCAAGAGTTTAATATTGAAGTTCGTTAAGGAAAAGAATGATGAAAAAAATAATTGTTTTTATTCTACTCCTAAGTTTATTAATGTTTGCTTGTAATTCAGCTTCTAACCAAACTAACACTCAGTCACCCGTTACCTCTGAAGTGGAAACAAGGGAAGAAAAAACTCCCCAAGTGGTTTTAGTCAGTCCTCAAGGAGAAATTCCAATGGGAGATGCGGAATTAATTTTAGAAGTTCAAGATAGTGCTTCAGGCAACGTGATTCCGGTTGAAAATCTTGATGTGAATTCAACAATGCCGATGCCAGGAGGAGATGACATGATTTCTAAGGTTGAAGTCGAACCAGCAGCGAACCCTGGACAATTTAAAGTGAAAACGAACTTTGGTATGGCGGGAACTTGGCACTTAGATGCTAAGATTCAAGATATTAACTATCAAGGGGAAAACCGAATCACTTTAGAAGTTAAGTAAATTTAGTATTGTCTCTATCTAAGTTTTTGATTGTTTCAATGAATACGTTAAAGCTATGAGATTGATTATTACTTAGGTCTAATGTTTGTCCAATAAAACCTGCTTTACTATTGGGTTGATAAGAGGGGACAATTTTCTTTAATTCTTCTTTAGCTGAATTCAGGCGATCGGGATCTTTGTACTTTTGCTTAGATTGTAATTTACTCAATGTATTTTTCTTTAAATCCATTGCTGTTTCTACCGCAGTTAAATCTCCTAAAAACCACGATTCTAATTCATGACAGACAATTCGGATAATAGTATCTGTTCTTCCAGCTTGTTTACAGAGATTAAGCAGTTTCTCTTTTACTTGCAGACAATCACCAGAATCTTGATCTCTGATAATAATAAATTTTGTCTTGTTATCAAATGCTTTTAATTTACGAGGAATTGATTTTTCTAAATCTTGTTTGCCTTCATGGGGAATGCACAAAAAAGCTATTTCTGGACTTAAAATCCGAGGTAATAAAACATCTATTAATTTTTTCATTGAAGGCTCTTCTACCAATAAAATAAGGTCATATTGATAACTCATTTACGGATTAAGCCCTCCGAAAAGCCCTTGTCTCCATAAAGCCCCTGGTAAATCACCTTCTTGATATAATTTATTCAGTATCTCGTTCTCATTGGCTCGATAAATCTTAGTAATCCCTTCTTGTTTTTCTAGCCAAAATATATTTTCTAAATCAACGCCGTTGAGAAAGTCTGGAGAATGAGTAGAAACTAAGACCTGTCCGCTTAACTCATTCTTTTGTAAAGAATAGGCTTGAAACTCTTCTGCTAATTCCATCAAAAGCCAAGGATAAAGTTGATTTTCAGGTTCTTCTATACATAATAACGGATGAGGTTTTGGATCGTATAATAAAACTAAATAAGCAAACATTTTTATTGTCCCATCAGAAACATATCTCGCAATAAAAGGATCTTTAAATGTCTCATCTTGAAACTTTAAAATAAGTCTTCCATCTTCAGTTTCCTTTGCTTCTACTTGAGAAATCCCAGGCACTCTTTGTTTCATTCTTTCTAAGATTTTTTGAAAAATATTAGGATAATTCTCAGAGATATATTGGGCAACTAATGGTAAATTATCTCCCGTCGTTGATAAATGTTCTGCATATCCTACATCTTTACTTCCTCTCGCCACATTAATATGGAAATCAGAAACGTGCCAATTTTCTATTAATAATCT
The Cyanobacteria bacterium GSL.Bin1 genome window above contains:
- a CDS encoding AarF/ABC1/UbiB kinase family protein, with translation MKFMQKQARPRYDAERIAQEYRQSPFLVIRRLLTLIWVLGGFFLRLKVDQWRGAAEKHKYRRAKQLRELLTKLGPTYIKVGQALSTRPDLVRKDFLEELTKLQDQLPPFDSAIAFQIIQQELKRPIKEVYREISPQPVAAASLGQVYRAVLHSGEEVAVKVQRPNLEPILTLDLYIMRWGVTKIKSFLPLNLGHDLTLIIDEFGSKLFEEIDYINEGQNAEKFALNFQNEPSVKVPKIYWDYSSYCVLTLEWINGFKLTDTNKIKAANLEQNELVEIGVVSGLRQLLEHGFFHADPHPGNLFAMPDGRMAYIDFGMMDQLEEETKETIASSVVHLLNRDYERLAEDFIFLGFLAPDSEIEPILPALEQVLGNAMGESVKNFNFKTITDQFSELMYEYPFRVPAKFALIIRSLITQEGLALTLNPDFKIVEIAYPYVAQRMLRGESPEMRRRLIEVLFKDGKFQWQRLENMIAIARTNDENFDLLPTARLGLEYLLSDEGSYLRRQLLLALTENEQLQTEQVQRLWNLVKEDLKPAKLFDVALSSLREMSLEEVAALKAINH
- a CDS encoding histidinol-phosphate transaminase is translated as MLNHSTQTAFNFIRPQIADLLAYSSHTEETALPSDVDKLDTNESPYDLPAAEKEKLAKHYQNIIESNRYPDGSHDLLKSAIAQYVNETSPSPLNSSYISVGNGSDELIRSLLIATCVGTNASILVSEPTFSMYKILAQTLGITTISIPREETHFTIKRGQADQAIAQAAASGHSVKVIFVVHPNSPTGNLLSQAEIEWLKNLPEDILVVIDEAYFEFSGHSLVGELPKHHNWAILRTFSKGFRLAAHRVGYCLAHPQLTQALEKIRLPYNLPTFSQAAALVALENREQLLSTIAETQSEREKLTNFLAADSRFQVWESDANFIYFRLNLSSREEQQQQQQHLVKTLKQQGTLLRYTANGIRITVGSPAENKRTQNGLASYLEKYI
- a CDS encoding Uma2 family endonuclease, which translates into the protein MSRLTNIQIPTDTWIVGTWEEYLQVLDSLSEQKTKSYYHCNHIRLEMSPVSNEHSRDHNIILYAVNLFATLKNIELNGNDNCSYRKPGVREAQPDASFYIGKTAKTIPWGTGIVDLDKYPPPTLVIEVAKSSLFDDQGNKRSLYEALGVDEYWIIDVEQGKILAFAMNTEGSFRINESQVLSGLDISLLETALQRTRQMTHSEVGAWLLAQFQG
- a CDS encoding MerR family DNA-binding protein, yielding MSITVSDLIQIGELSKASGLSVKTIRYYEDLGLIHAVKRTKGGFRLFEKETTLIRLQFIKQAQSLGMSLEEIGEFLKVRDRGDLPCHEVKQKLQDKATQIDQQIQALQHLQTQIKSLLAGADPILENPEDDRICPIIQSQ
- a CDS encoding DUF411 domain-containing protein, translating into MLNRKWLLSLGAVIITGSVGAGIYTAVNPSQADTLAPETLQMTSYRSPTCGCCHAWVEHLKAEGFTVKDNVTENLDTIKREKNVPQDLMACHTAVINGYVVEGHIPAADIKRLLREKPDVAAIAVPGMPIGSPGMESGDIKQPYSVFTFTEAGETEVYQQHS
- a CDS encoding efflux RND transporter periplasmic adaptor subunit, which encodes MLLLSKKISRVIFSKQTLGLGIFTLLTGGILVITNQLKPASSTMDHSGHNMSHDEMMAVDGSFNPTPVTVEVVKPELLQASVQYTGTIEPLQVVTVYPRVAGQLTDYSIYVGDRVQAGDTIAQLSANELLTEVLEAQAETNTMRTALEVSRMEVLEQKNVIKEIEANLTYLGKKLDRFALLVEEGAITQDAYDVVESEVQAKEANLAQAKGKLSRLEAKVVNDQAKIQQAETKVATASTLSNYREIKSPISGIVQERIIDPGIVVQPGMGILKIGDYSRIRLQANVAQQDAVNIDLASPITAKIAGTDMTINGKVSSIFPDTNSETRTVTVESIVNNPSGQLLSGQFINMEIITESQPNALTVPQSAVVTFEDSPAVWIVKGDNTAHRQNVKLGMISSDRVQVTEGLQSSDRVITTGNHQLVENASVKVINQGNNDLIATKTEEDQDNVAIKLMSPPEVKIGDAEFIFQVMDNETQQALSVKNIEIKATMPMKNMAPMTAEVEVKPQAETGTFLAETFLGMKGEWIISVEIKESEYQGKQEFNIEVR
- a CDS encoding nitrogen fixation protein FixH, which codes for MKKIIVFILLLSLLMFACNSASNQTNTQSPVTSEVETREEKTPQVVLVSPQGEIPMGDAELILEVQDSASGNVIPVENLDVNSTMPMPGGDDMISKVEVEPAANPGQFKVKTNFGMAGTWHLDAKIQDINYQGENRITLEVK
- a CDS encoding DUF4276 family protein; this translates as MSYQYDLILLVEEPSMKKLIDVLLPRILSPEIAFLCIPHEGKQDLEKSIPRKLKAFDNKTKFIIIRDQDSGDCLQVKEKLLNLCKQAGRTDTIIRIVCHELESWFLGDLTAVETAMDLKKNTLSKLQSKQKYKDPDRLNSAKEELKKIVPSYQPNSKAGFIGQTLDLSNNQSHSFNVFIETIKNLDRDNTKFT
- a CDS encoding AAA family ATPase, which codes for MQIIGLKIKNYRSLQNIELKNLPAFCVFVGANGTGKSTLFDVFGFLRDALTNNIRQALQIRGGFKEVVTRGHENENIEFEIKFKMKLLEKERTVTYILIISQDGSQPIIQKEILRYRRGNRGKPFHFLEFTNGKGYAIINEEDFDKTEQELNREEQILESADILAIKGLGQFQRFKAASAFRLLIENWHVSDFHINVARGSKDVGYAEHLSTTGDNLPLVAQYISENYPNIFQKILERMKQRVPGISQVEAKETEDGRLILKFQDETFKDPFIARYVSDGTIKMFAYLVLLYDPKPHPLLCIEEPENQLYPWLLMELAEEFQAYSLQKNELSGQVLVSTHSPDFLNGVDLENIFWLEKQEGITKIYRANENEILNKLYQEGDLPGALWRQGLFGGLNP